A stretch of Desulfobacter hydrogenophilus DNA encodes these proteins:
- a CDS encoding MFS transporter permease: protein MAQTRKQNIIPKEQAVFWMDKDGAWHNEHGKLEHPKIIKYFNQSIAKDDQGYFLSQIINDVEEKVYFPYEETAVFVVDLVKKDAGIELTLNTLETIALDPDVLYINADALFMETDAHLVKFTQNALAQMTPFLIDTPQGLALTLSRTQTVIREK, encoded by the coding sequence ATGGCCCAAACAAGAAAACAGAATATCATCCCCAAAGAGCAGGCCGTTTTCTGGATGGATAAAGACGGCGCCTGGCATAATGAACACGGGAAACTGGAACACCCCAAAATTATAAAATATTTCAATCAATCCATTGCAAAAGACGACCAGGGATATTTTTTAAGCCAGATCATCAATGATGTTGAAGAAAAGGTCTATTTCCCTTACGAAGAAACGGCTGTTTTTGTGGTGGATCTCGTCAAAAAAGACGCCGGGATTGAATTGACTTTAAATACCCTTGAGACCATTGCCCTTGATCCCGACGTCCTTTACATCAATGCGGACGCCCTTTTTATGGAAACTGACGCCCATCTGGTCAAATTTACCCAGAACGCCTTGGCACAGATGACTCCTTTTTTAATAGACACCCCCCAGGGTCTGGCTTTAACTCTTAGCCGGACACAGACGGTTATTCGTGAAAAATAA
- a CDS encoding phytochelatin synthase family protein, whose protein sequence is MMNLFRFCIVRTYLTIRYFFHWVTRTGSFGPGQARSLTSPPELSKGQSLQAALFRHHVKQYHESSCSVASVVCVVNVLRERYGRPGPTVTQQAILDKVRTAHWKERMGPDGYNGRRGLPLAVLRTVVQDSLVAYGVPFKEVEMIQGALDSGRNRVRRQIFGHLKKFQFLDNCLIIAHFDQGTFIKALNIPHISPVGGFDPSTGFVTILDVDPDQLAYDIPFDRFYKGIATGYAGVFRPFGYDRGGVVVVHLV, encoded by the coding sequence ATGATGAATCTTTTTAGATTTTGCATCGTCCGAACTTACCTGACCATCAGATATTTTTTTCATTGGGTGACGCGCACAGGCAGCTTTGGTCCGGGCCAGGCAAGGTCTCTTACTTCACCCCCCGAACTGTCCAAAGGACAAAGTCTTCAGGCGGCCCTGTTTCGCCACCATGTCAAGCAATACCATGAATCTTCGTGTTCGGTGGCTTCGGTGGTCTGTGTGGTCAATGTGCTACGGGAGCGGTACGGACGCCCCGGTCCCACAGTTACCCAGCAGGCCATTCTGGACAAGGTGAGAACTGCCCACTGGAAAGAGCGCATGGGGCCGGACGGGTATAATGGGCGGCGGGGGCTTCCTCTGGCGGTTCTGAGGACTGTGGTCCAGGACAGTCTTGTGGCCTATGGTGTCCCCTTTAAAGAGGTTGAAATGATCCAAGGCGCCTTAGATTCAGGCAGGAACAGGGTAAGGCGGCAGATTTTTGGGCACCTTAAAAAATTTCAATTCCTGGACAATTGTTTGATCATTGCCCACTTTGATCAGGGTACTTTTATAAAGGCGTTGAACATCCCCCATATTTCCCCTGTGGGGGGATTTGATCCGTCAACCGGTTTTGTCACCATCCTGGATGTTGATCCTGATCAGTTGGCATACGATATCCCCTTTGACAGATTTTACAAAGGTATCGC